One Megamonas hypermegale genomic window carries:
- a CDS encoding type Z 30S ribosomal protein S14, whose amino-acid sequence MARKALVQKWSQEPKYKVRKYNRCKICGRPHGYMRKFDMCRICFREQSYKGAIPGVTKASW is encoded by the coding sequence ATGGCCAGAAAGGCATTGGTCCAGAAATGGAGTCAAGAACCAAAATACAAGGTTCGTAAATATAATAGATGCAAAATCTGTGGTCGTCCACATGGTTATATGCGTAAATTCGATATGTGCCGTATCTGTTTCAGAGAACAGAGTTATAAAGGTGCAATCCCTGGCGTAACAAAAGCTAGTTGGTAA
- the rplE gene encoding 50S ribosomal protein L5, with translation MDRLQEKYVKEVVPALTEQFGYKNVMELPKIEKIIISMGVGEAAHNSKALDSAVADLTIIAGQKPVLTRAKKSLAAWKLRAGMPIGAKVTLRGTRMYQFLDKFMNIALPRVRDFRGVSPKAFDGRGNYSVGLKEQLIFPEIEYDKIEKIHGMNIIIVTTAKTDEEARALLKLMGMPFSA, from the coding sequence GTGGATAGATTACAAGAAAAATATGTCAAAGAAGTAGTTCCTGCACTTACTGAACAATTCGGTTACAAAAACGTAATGGAACTTCCAAAGATTGAAAAAATCATTATTAGTATGGGTGTTGGTGAAGCTGCTCACAACTCTAAAGCATTAGATTCTGCTGTAGCTGACCTTACAATTATTGCTGGTCAAAAACCTGTTTTGACTCGCGCTAAAAAATCTCTTGCAGCATGGAAATTGCGTGCAGGAATGCCTATCGGTGCAAAAGTTACTCTTCGTGGAACTCGTATGTATCAGTTCCTTGATAAATTTATGAATATCGCTTTGCCTCGTGTTCGTGACTTCCGTGGCGTAAGCCCTAAAGCTTTTGATGGTCGCGGAAATTATTCAGTTGGTCTTAAAGAACAATTGATTTTCCCTGAAATTGAGTATGATAAAATCGAAAAAATTCATGGTATGAATATTATTATTGTTACTACGGCAAAGACAGATGAAGAAGCTAGAGCTCTTCTTAAATTAATGGGTATGCCGTTTAGTGCTTAA
- the rplX gene encoding 50S ribosomal protein L24 — protein sequence MSQAKLHVKKGDTVLVLSGKDKGKQGKILQAMPAKDKVVVEGANKIKRHTKPNQKAPNGGIIEKEAPMSASKVMVVCPACSKATRVAKKEINGKMVRVCKKCGEALDQAK from the coding sequence TTGTCACAGGCTAAATTGCATGTAAAAAAAGGTGATACTGTTTTAGTATTATCTGGTAAAGATAAAGGTAAACAAGGTAAAATCCTTCAGGCTATGCCTGCTAAAGATAAAGTTGTAGTAGAAGGCGCTAACAAAATTAAACGCCACACTAAACCTAATCAGAAAGCTCCAAACGGCGGCATCATTGAAAAAGAAGCTCCTATGTCTGCTTCTAAAGTAATGGTAGTTTGCCCAGCTTGCTCCAAAGCAACTCGCGTAGCTAAAAAAGAAATCAATGGTAAAATGGTTCGCGTATGCAAAAAATGCGGTGAAGCATTAGACCAAGCAAAATAA
- the rplN gene encoding 50S ribosomal protein L14, with the protein MIQQQTMLNVGDNTGAKEIMCIRVMGGSYRKYANIGDIIVAAVKSASPGGVVKKGDVVKAVVVRSKKGLRRADGSYIRFDENAAVIIKDDKTPRGTRIFGPVARELRDKDFMKIVSLAPEVI; encoded by the coding sequence ATGATTCAGCAACAGACAATGTTGAATGTTGGTGATAACACTGGTGCAAAAGAAATTATGTGCATTCGTGTAATGGGCGGTTCTTATCGTAAATATGCCAACATTGGTGATATAATCGTAGCTGCAGTAAAATCCGCTTCACCTGGCGGTGTTGTTAAAAAAGGTGATGTTGTTAAAGCTGTAGTAGTACGTTCTAAAAAGGGTTTACGCCGTGCAGATGGTTCTTATATTCGCTTTGATGAAAACGCTGCTGTTATTATCAAAGACGATAAAACTCCACGCGGAACTCGTATTTTTGGCCCGGTAGCCAGAGAATTACGTGACAAAGATTTTATGAAAATCGTTTCACTGGCACCAGAAGTAATTTAA